A DNA window from Ipomoea triloba cultivar NCNSP0323 chromosome 10, ASM357664v1 contains the following coding sequences:
- the LOC116032849 gene encoding protein FAR1-RELATED SEQUENCE 8-like isoform X2, with translation MHCKMEEGLENSEQVIGDEISDHEVESDGMFDIEGNDLENDGDHILMIDSNDLENTAEQVLEFESSGHDNSEHVLKFGSTDEGHNTNQILEIQSNEPENCTDGDTTIFHDQDGGTSQKKSYLPPVVGMEFESYEDAYNYYNCYAKELGFAIRVKSSWTKRNSKEKRGAVLCCNCEGFKTMKEASTRRKETRRGCLAMIRLRLVDSNRWRVDEVKLEHNHPFDPERAQNCKSHKKMDSVAKRKLEPAVGVEVRTIKLYRSPTVDTLNYGSSNERDFSNCIDASKCLKVNKGDFQLICNFFPRMQLTNPNFFYIMDLNDEGNVRNVFWIDSRSRTSYSYFGDVVLVDTTCLSKSYEIPLVVFFGVNHHGEALLLGCGLLVDESFETYIWVLRAWLTCMSGRPPQTIITDRCKALQNAVSEVFPRAHHCLCLSLVMQSIAETLGELEQPELFYTVLNRVVYNSLKVDEFEIAWEEMVQHFGISSHEWLQKLYEDRERWAPVYLKDTFFAGMSVSQPGVSTSHFFEGFVHKETNLKEFLDIYELILQRKHQKEALDDLESKEFNPVLRTRCNYESRLSEMYTKEIFLSFQVEVEMMSTCFSVSQIHTNAPVITYMIKEQDTAGDTRDARNYEVMYDRVGQDVRCMCSCFNFKGYLCRHALCVLDHNGVEEIPNQYILSRWRKDFKRLYSPDLGSNNIDISNPVQWFDHLYRRALQVVEEGMASQDHYMVAWQAFQESLNKVRLVADRHG, from the exons ATGCATTGCAAG ATGGAGGAAGGTTTAGAAAACAGTGAGCAAGTAATTGGGGATGAGATCAGTGACCACGAGGTTGAAAGTGATGGAATGTTTGATATTGAGGGCAATGACCTCGAGAATGATGGTGACCACATTCTCATGATTGATAGCAATGATCTTGAGAATACTGCTGAGCAAGTGCTTGAGTTTGAAAGCAGTGGACATGATAACAGTGAACACGTGCTCAAATTTGGAAGCACTGACGAAGGGCATAACACCAATCAAATTTTGGAGATTCAAAGCAATGAGCCAGAGAATTGTACAGATGGTGATACAACAATATTTCATGATCAAGATGGTGGTACGTCTCAGAAGAAGTCTTATCTGCCACCAGTCGTGGGCATGGAATTTGAATCCTATGAAGAtgcttataattattacaattgtTATGCCAAGGAGCTTGGTTTTGCTATCAGGGTGAAATCTTCCTGGACAAAACGGAACAGCAAAGAGAAGCGCGGTGCAGTGCTTTGCTGCAATTGTGAGGGTTTCAAGACAATGAAAGAAGCAAGTACTcgaagaaaggaaacaagaagaGGATGTTTAGCAATGATACGTTTGAGGCTGGTGGATTCCAACAGATGGAGGGTGGATGAAGTTAAACTTGAACATAACCACCCGTTTGATCCTGAGAGGGCACAGAACTGCAAATCACACAAGAAGATGGATTCTGTAGCAAAAAGGAAGTTAGAGCCTGCAGTTGGTGTGGAAGTGCGAACAATCAAATTGTACCGATCTCCCACTGTTGATACATTGAACTATGGAAGCTCAAATGAAAGAGACTTCAGCAACTGTATTGATGCCTCCAAGTGCTTGAAAGTTAACAAAGGTGATTTCCAACTCATATGCAATTTTTTTCCTCGGATGCAGCTCACAAACCCCAACTTCTTCTATATCATGGATCTAAATGATGAAGGGAATGTCAGGAATGTTTTCTGGATTGATTCTAGGTCCAGGActtcatattcatattttgGTGACGTGGTACTGGTTGACACTACATGCTTGTCCAAAAGTTATGAGATCCCATTGGTAGTATTCTTTGGAGTAAACCACCATGGAGAAGCTCTTTTACTGGGTTGTGGTTTGCTTGTAGATGAAAGTTTTGAGACGTACATTTGGGTGCTAAGAGCATGGCTAACATGTATGTCAGGGCGTCCTCCACAGACCATCATCACAGACCGCTGCAAGGCCTTGCAAAATGCAGTATCTGAGGTTTTCCCTAGGGCTCATCATTGCCTTTGCTTGTCACTTGTCATGCAAAGTATTGCTGAGACATTAGGAGAGTTGGAGCAACCAGAACTGTTCTACACTGTACTTAACAGGGTTGTATATAATTCACTAAAAGTTGATGAATTTGAAATTGCCTGGGAGGAAATGGTTCAACATTTCGGCATTAGCAGCCATGAATGGCTTCAAAAATTGTATGAAGATCGTGAAAGATGGGCTCCTGTTTACTTGAAAGATACATTCTTTGCTGGAATGTCTGTCTCTCAGCCAGGTGTGTCCACGAGCCATTTCTTTGAAGGTTTTGTACATAAAGAGACCAATTTGAAAGAATTCCTTGATATttatgaattgatactgcaaAGAAAGCATCAGAAAGAAGCCCTCGATGATCTTGAGTCAAAAGAGTTCAACCCTGTGTTGCGAACTAGATGCAATTATGAATCACGGCTGTCTGAAATGTACACAAAAGAAATATTCTTGAGCTTCCAAGTTGAGGTGGAAATGATGTCTACTTGTTTTAGCGTGTCACAAATCCACACCAATGCACCAGTGATCACATACATGATCAAAGAACAAGACACTGCTGGAGATACAAGGGATGCAAGAAACTATGAAGTTATGTACGATAGGGTAGGACAAGATGTACGGTGCATGTGCAGTTGTTTCAACTTCAAAGGTTACCTATGCCGCCATGCATTATGTGTGCTCGACCATAATGGCGTAGAGGAAATACCAAATCAGTACATTCTTTCACGGTGGAGAAAGGATTTCAAACGCCTGTATTCACCAGACCTTGGCTCCAATAACATCGACATTTCTAACCCTGTGCAGTGGTTCGACCACTTGTATAGGCGTGCTCTTCAAGTTGTTGAGGAGGGTATGGCTTCTCAAGATCATTATATGGTTGCTTGGCAGGCATTCCAGGAGTCTCTGAATAAGGTTCGACTTGTTGCAGATAGACATGGATAA
- the LOC116032849 gene encoding protein FAR1-RELATED SEQUENCE 8-like isoform X1: MFSAMMADGSSFSPAGDGLSPNHDLEITMEEGLENSEQVIGDEISDHEVESDGMFDIEGNDLENDGDHILMIDSNDLENTAEQVLEFESSGHDNSEHVLKFGSTDEGHNTNQILEIQSNEPENCTDGDTTIFHDQDGGTSQKKSYLPPVVGMEFESYEDAYNYYNCYAKELGFAIRVKSSWTKRNSKEKRGAVLCCNCEGFKTMKEASTRRKETRRGCLAMIRLRLVDSNRWRVDEVKLEHNHPFDPERAQNCKSHKKMDSVAKRKLEPAVGVEVRTIKLYRSPTVDTLNYGSSNERDFSNCIDASKCLKVNKGDFQLICNFFPRMQLTNPNFFYIMDLNDEGNVRNVFWIDSRSRTSYSYFGDVVLVDTTCLSKSYEIPLVVFFGVNHHGEALLLGCGLLVDESFETYIWVLRAWLTCMSGRPPQTIITDRCKALQNAVSEVFPRAHHCLCLSLVMQSIAETLGELEQPELFYTVLNRVVYNSLKVDEFEIAWEEMVQHFGISSHEWLQKLYEDRERWAPVYLKDTFFAGMSVSQPGVSTSHFFEGFVHKETNLKEFLDIYELILQRKHQKEALDDLESKEFNPVLRTRCNYESRLSEMYTKEIFLSFQVEVEMMSTCFSVSQIHTNAPVITYMIKEQDTAGDTRDARNYEVMYDRVGQDVRCMCSCFNFKGYLCRHALCVLDHNGVEEIPNQYILSRWRKDFKRLYSPDLGSNNIDISNPVQWFDHLYRRALQVVEEGMASQDHYMVAWQAFQESLNKVRLVADRHG, translated from the exons ATGTTCTCTGCAATGATGGCCGACGGCAGCTCCTTTTCTCCGGCCGGCGATGGCTTATCTCCCAACCACGATCTCGAAATCACT ATGGAGGAAGGTTTAGAAAACAGTGAGCAAGTAATTGGGGATGAGATCAGTGACCACGAGGTTGAAAGTGATGGAATGTTTGATATTGAGGGCAATGACCTCGAGAATGATGGTGACCACATTCTCATGATTGATAGCAATGATCTTGAGAATACTGCTGAGCAAGTGCTTGAGTTTGAAAGCAGTGGACATGATAACAGTGAACACGTGCTCAAATTTGGAAGCACTGACGAAGGGCATAACACCAATCAAATTTTGGAGATTCAAAGCAATGAGCCAGAGAATTGTACAGATGGTGATACAACAATATTTCATGATCAAGATGGTGGTACGTCTCAGAAGAAGTCTTATCTGCCACCAGTCGTGGGCATGGAATTTGAATCCTATGAAGAtgcttataattattacaattgtTATGCCAAGGAGCTTGGTTTTGCTATCAGGGTGAAATCTTCCTGGACAAAACGGAACAGCAAAGAGAAGCGCGGTGCAGTGCTTTGCTGCAATTGTGAGGGTTTCAAGACAATGAAAGAAGCAAGTACTcgaagaaaggaaacaagaagaGGATGTTTAGCAATGATACGTTTGAGGCTGGTGGATTCCAACAGATGGAGGGTGGATGAAGTTAAACTTGAACATAACCACCCGTTTGATCCTGAGAGGGCACAGAACTGCAAATCACACAAGAAGATGGATTCTGTAGCAAAAAGGAAGTTAGAGCCTGCAGTTGGTGTGGAAGTGCGAACAATCAAATTGTACCGATCTCCCACTGTTGATACATTGAACTATGGAAGCTCAAATGAAAGAGACTTCAGCAACTGTATTGATGCCTCCAAGTGCTTGAAAGTTAACAAAGGTGATTTCCAACTCATATGCAATTTTTTTCCTCGGATGCAGCTCACAAACCCCAACTTCTTCTATATCATGGATCTAAATGATGAAGGGAATGTCAGGAATGTTTTCTGGATTGATTCTAGGTCCAGGActtcatattcatattttgGTGACGTGGTACTGGTTGACACTACATGCTTGTCCAAAAGTTATGAGATCCCATTGGTAGTATTCTTTGGAGTAAACCACCATGGAGAAGCTCTTTTACTGGGTTGTGGTTTGCTTGTAGATGAAAGTTTTGAGACGTACATTTGGGTGCTAAGAGCATGGCTAACATGTATGTCAGGGCGTCCTCCACAGACCATCATCACAGACCGCTGCAAGGCCTTGCAAAATGCAGTATCTGAGGTTTTCCCTAGGGCTCATCATTGCCTTTGCTTGTCACTTGTCATGCAAAGTATTGCTGAGACATTAGGAGAGTTGGAGCAACCAGAACTGTTCTACACTGTACTTAACAGGGTTGTATATAATTCACTAAAAGTTGATGAATTTGAAATTGCCTGGGAGGAAATGGTTCAACATTTCGGCATTAGCAGCCATGAATGGCTTCAAAAATTGTATGAAGATCGTGAAAGATGGGCTCCTGTTTACTTGAAAGATACATTCTTTGCTGGAATGTCTGTCTCTCAGCCAGGTGTGTCCACGAGCCATTTCTTTGAAGGTTTTGTACATAAAGAGACCAATTTGAAAGAATTCCTTGATATttatgaattgatactgcaaAGAAAGCATCAGAAAGAAGCCCTCGATGATCTTGAGTCAAAAGAGTTCAACCCTGTGTTGCGAACTAGATGCAATTATGAATCACGGCTGTCTGAAATGTACACAAAAGAAATATTCTTGAGCTTCCAAGTTGAGGTGGAAATGATGTCTACTTGTTTTAGCGTGTCACAAATCCACACCAATGCACCAGTGATCACATACATGATCAAAGAACAAGACACTGCTGGAGATACAAGGGATGCAAGAAACTATGAAGTTATGTACGATAGGGTAGGACAAGATGTACGGTGCATGTGCAGTTGTTTCAACTTCAAAGGTTACCTATGCCGCCATGCATTATGTGTGCTCGACCATAATGGCGTAGAGGAAATACCAAATCAGTACATTCTTTCACGGTGGAGAAAGGATTTCAAACGCCTGTATTCACCAGACCTTGGCTCCAATAACATCGACATTTCTAACCCTGTGCAGTGGTTCGACCACTTGTATAGGCGTGCTCTTCAAGTTGTTGAGGAGGGTATGGCTTCTCAAGATCATTATATGGTTGCTTGGCAGGCATTCCAGGAGTCTCTGAATAAGGTTCGACTTGTTGCAGATAGACATGGATAA
- the LOC116032849 gene encoding protein FAR1-RELATED SEQUENCE 8-like isoform X3, giving the protein MEEGLENSEQVIGDEISDHEVESDGMFDIEGNDLENDGDHILMIDSNDLENTAEQVLEFESSGHDNSEHVLKFGSTDEGHNTNQILEIQSNEPENCTDGDTTIFHDQDGGTSQKKSYLPPVVGMEFESYEDAYNYYNCYAKELGFAIRVKSSWTKRNSKEKRGAVLCCNCEGFKTMKEASTRRKETRRGCLAMIRLRLVDSNRWRVDEVKLEHNHPFDPERAQNCKSHKKMDSVAKRKLEPAVGVEVRTIKLYRSPTVDTLNYGSSNERDFSNCIDASKCLKVNKGDFQLICNFFPRMQLTNPNFFYIMDLNDEGNVRNVFWIDSRSRTSYSYFGDVVLVDTTCLSKSYEIPLVVFFGVNHHGEALLLGCGLLVDESFETYIWVLRAWLTCMSGRPPQTIITDRCKALQNAVSEVFPRAHHCLCLSLVMQSIAETLGELEQPELFYTVLNRVVYNSLKVDEFEIAWEEMVQHFGISSHEWLQKLYEDRERWAPVYLKDTFFAGMSVSQPGVSTSHFFEGFVHKETNLKEFLDIYELILQRKHQKEALDDLESKEFNPVLRTRCNYESRLSEMYTKEIFLSFQVEVEMMSTCFSVSQIHTNAPVITYMIKEQDTAGDTRDARNYEVMYDRVGQDVRCMCSCFNFKGYLCRHALCVLDHNGVEEIPNQYILSRWRKDFKRLYSPDLGSNNIDISNPVQWFDHLYRRALQVVEEGMASQDHYMVAWQAFQESLNKVRLVADRHG; this is encoded by the coding sequence ATGGAGGAAGGTTTAGAAAACAGTGAGCAAGTAATTGGGGATGAGATCAGTGACCACGAGGTTGAAAGTGATGGAATGTTTGATATTGAGGGCAATGACCTCGAGAATGATGGTGACCACATTCTCATGATTGATAGCAATGATCTTGAGAATACTGCTGAGCAAGTGCTTGAGTTTGAAAGCAGTGGACATGATAACAGTGAACACGTGCTCAAATTTGGAAGCACTGACGAAGGGCATAACACCAATCAAATTTTGGAGATTCAAAGCAATGAGCCAGAGAATTGTACAGATGGTGATACAACAATATTTCATGATCAAGATGGTGGTACGTCTCAGAAGAAGTCTTATCTGCCACCAGTCGTGGGCATGGAATTTGAATCCTATGAAGAtgcttataattattacaattgtTATGCCAAGGAGCTTGGTTTTGCTATCAGGGTGAAATCTTCCTGGACAAAACGGAACAGCAAAGAGAAGCGCGGTGCAGTGCTTTGCTGCAATTGTGAGGGTTTCAAGACAATGAAAGAAGCAAGTACTcgaagaaaggaaacaagaagaGGATGTTTAGCAATGATACGTTTGAGGCTGGTGGATTCCAACAGATGGAGGGTGGATGAAGTTAAACTTGAACATAACCACCCGTTTGATCCTGAGAGGGCACAGAACTGCAAATCACACAAGAAGATGGATTCTGTAGCAAAAAGGAAGTTAGAGCCTGCAGTTGGTGTGGAAGTGCGAACAATCAAATTGTACCGATCTCCCACTGTTGATACATTGAACTATGGAAGCTCAAATGAAAGAGACTTCAGCAACTGTATTGATGCCTCCAAGTGCTTGAAAGTTAACAAAGGTGATTTCCAACTCATATGCAATTTTTTTCCTCGGATGCAGCTCACAAACCCCAACTTCTTCTATATCATGGATCTAAATGATGAAGGGAATGTCAGGAATGTTTTCTGGATTGATTCTAGGTCCAGGActtcatattcatattttgGTGACGTGGTACTGGTTGACACTACATGCTTGTCCAAAAGTTATGAGATCCCATTGGTAGTATTCTTTGGAGTAAACCACCATGGAGAAGCTCTTTTACTGGGTTGTGGTTTGCTTGTAGATGAAAGTTTTGAGACGTACATTTGGGTGCTAAGAGCATGGCTAACATGTATGTCAGGGCGTCCTCCACAGACCATCATCACAGACCGCTGCAAGGCCTTGCAAAATGCAGTATCTGAGGTTTTCCCTAGGGCTCATCATTGCCTTTGCTTGTCACTTGTCATGCAAAGTATTGCTGAGACATTAGGAGAGTTGGAGCAACCAGAACTGTTCTACACTGTACTTAACAGGGTTGTATATAATTCACTAAAAGTTGATGAATTTGAAATTGCCTGGGAGGAAATGGTTCAACATTTCGGCATTAGCAGCCATGAATGGCTTCAAAAATTGTATGAAGATCGTGAAAGATGGGCTCCTGTTTACTTGAAAGATACATTCTTTGCTGGAATGTCTGTCTCTCAGCCAGGTGTGTCCACGAGCCATTTCTTTGAAGGTTTTGTACATAAAGAGACCAATTTGAAAGAATTCCTTGATATttatgaattgatactgcaaAGAAAGCATCAGAAAGAAGCCCTCGATGATCTTGAGTCAAAAGAGTTCAACCCTGTGTTGCGAACTAGATGCAATTATGAATCACGGCTGTCTGAAATGTACACAAAAGAAATATTCTTGAGCTTCCAAGTTGAGGTGGAAATGATGTCTACTTGTTTTAGCGTGTCACAAATCCACACCAATGCACCAGTGATCACATACATGATCAAAGAACAAGACACTGCTGGAGATACAAGGGATGCAAGAAACTATGAAGTTATGTACGATAGGGTAGGACAAGATGTACGGTGCATGTGCAGTTGTTTCAACTTCAAAGGTTACCTATGCCGCCATGCATTATGTGTGCTCGACCATAATGGCGTAGAGGAAATACCAAATCAGTACATTCTTTCACGGTGGAGAAAGGATTTCAAACGCCTGTATTCACCAGACCTTGGCTCCAATAACATCGACATTTCTAACCCTGTGCAGTGGTTCGACCACTTGTATAGGCGTGCTCTTCAAGTTGTTGAGGAGGGTATGGCTTCTCAAGATCATTATATGGTTGCTTGGCAGGCATTCCAGGAGTCTCTGAATAAGGTTCGACTTGTTGCAGATAGACATGGATAA
- the LOC116031742 gene encoding formamidopyrimidine-DNA glycosylase isoform X1 yields the protein MPELPEVEAARRAVEEHCTGLKIKKAIIANDFKVIDGVSSEDFEASILGKTIVAAHRKGKHMWIQLDSPPFPTFQFGMAGAVYIKGVAVTKYKRSAVSDEDEWPSRHSKFFIELENGLELSFTDMRRFARVRLLENPAAVPPISELGPDALLKPKTIEEFHKALSKKKIGIKTLLIDQNFISGIGNWIADEVLYQARIHPLQITSSMSKESCAALLKCINEVIEKAVEVGADSDQFPGNWIYHFREKKDNAFIDGRKIEFLVAGGRTSAIVPELQKLTGSQPAKASKKQDKKSGGKDTTAAADEDEPAKTTPKRKSNKSIDNDASSGGSDDENDFDASQKPSKKKAASTRSRKQSKKAK from the exons ATGCCGGAGCTTCCAGAGGTGGAGGCGGCTCGGAGAGCCGTGGAGGAACACTGCACCGGCTTAAAGATCAAGAAAGCCATAATCGCCAACGATTTTAAGGTCATCGATGGCGTGTCTTCTGAGGACTTCGAGGCTTCTATTCTGGGGAAAACCATCGTCGCTGCTCACCGCAAGGGCAAACACATGTGGATTCAGCTCGATTCTCCTCCTTTTCCTACTTTCCAGTTTG GAATGGCCGGTGCTGTGTATATCAAGGGAGTAGCTGTTACAAAATATAAACG GTCTGCTGTCAGTGATGAGGATGAGTGGCCTTCCAGACATTCGAAGTTTTTCATTGAA CTGGAAAATGGCTTGGAGCTTTCATTCACTGATATGAGGAGATTTGCTCGAGTTCGGTTACTTGAAAAt CCAGCTGCTGTGCCTCCTATATCAGAGCTTGGACCTGATGCATTATTGAAGCCAAAGACAATAGAAGAGTTCCACAAAGCTCTAAGCAAGAAAAAGATTGGAATTAAGACCCTTTTAATTGACCAG AATTTTATATCTGGTATTGGTAACTGGATTGCAGATGAAGTGCTATATCAG gCAAGAATTCATCCACTGCAGATCACTTCAAGCATGTCCAAAGAAAGTTGTGCAGCACTACTCAAATGCATAAATGAG GTTATTGAAAAAGCTGTAGAAGTTGGAGCAGATAGTGATCAGTTCCCTGGTAATTGGATTTACCATTTTCGGGAAAAGAAGGACAATGCTTTTATTGATG GGAGGAAAATTGAATTCTTAGTTGCCGGTGGCAGG ACATCGGCCATTGTACCTGAGCTACAAAAGCTAACAGGATCTCAGCCTGCTAAAGCTAGTAAAAAGCAGGACAAAAAATCAGGGGGAAAAGATACTACTGCTGCTGCTGATGAAGATGAGCCAGCAAAAACTACTCCAAAAAGAAAGTCTAATAAAAGCATTGACAATGATGCTTCTTCTGGTGGGAGTGACGATGAGAATGACTTCGACGCATCTCAGAAGCCATCCAAGAAAAAGGCAGCATCCACCCGAAGCAGGAAGCAGTCCAAGAAAGCAAAGTAG
- the LOC116031742 gene encoding formamidopyrimidine-DNA glycosylase isoform X2, whose protein sequence is MPELPEVEAARRAVEEHCTGLKIKKAIIANDFKVIDGVSSEDFEASILGKTIVAAHRKGKHMWIQLDSPPFPTFQFGMAGAVYIKGVAVTKYKRSAVSDEDEWPSRHSKFFIELENGLELSFTDMRRFARVRLLENPAAVPPISELGPDALLKPKTIEEFHKALSKKKIGIKTLLIDQNFISGIGNWIADEVLYQARIHPLQITSSMSKESCAALLKCINEVIEFSVDVDADSSRFPAEWLFHYRWGKKPGKVNGRKIEFLVAGGRTSAIVPELQKLTGSQPAKASKKQDKKSGGKDTTAAADEDEPAKTTPKRKSNKSIDNDASSGGSDDENDFDASQKPSKKKAASTRSRKQSKKAK, encoded by the exons ATGCCGGAGCTTCCAGAGGTGGAGGCGGCTCGGAGAGCCGTGGAGGAACACTGCACCGGCTTAAAGATCAAGAAAGCCATAATCGCCAACGATTTTAAGGTCATCGATGGCGTGTCTTCTGAGGACTTCGAGGCTTCTATTCTGGGGAAAACCATCGTCGCTGCTCACCGCAAGGGCAAACACATGTGGATTCAGCTCGATTCTCCTCCTTTTCCTACTTTCCAGTTTG GAATGGCCGGTGCTGTGTATATCAAGGGAGTAGCTGTTACAAAATATAAACG GTCTGCTGTCAGTGATGAGGATGAGTGGCCTTCCAGACATTCGAAGTTTTTCATTGAA CTGGAAAATGGCTTGGAGCTTTCATTCACTGATATGAGGAGATTTGCTCGAGTTCGGTTACTTGAAAAt CCAGCTGCTGTGCCTCCTATATCAGAGCTTGGACCTGATGCATTATTGAAGCCAAAGACAATAGAAGAGTTCCACAAAGCTCTAAGCAAGAAAAAGATTGGAATTAAGACCCTTTTAATTGACCAG AATTTTATATCTGGTATTGGTAACTGGATTGCAGATGAAGTGCTATATCAG gCAAGAATTCATCCACTGCAGATCACTTCAAGCATGTCCAAAGAAAGTTGTGCAGCACTACTCAAATGCATAAATGAG GTTATAGAGTTTTCAGTTGATGTTGATGCTGACAGCAGCCGCTTCCCTGCTGAGTGGTTATTTCATTATCGGTGGGGCAAAAAGCCTGGAAAAGTTAATG GGAGGAAAATTGAATTCTTAGTTGCCGGTGGCAGG ACATCGGCCATTGTACCTGAGCTACAAAAGCTAACAGGATCTCAGCCTGCTAAAGCTAGTAAAAAGCAGGACAAAAAATCAGGGGGAAAAGATACTACTGCTGCTGCTGATGAAGATGAGCCAGCAAAAACTACTCCAAAAAGAAAGTCTAATAAAAGCATTGACAATGATGCTTCTTCTGGTGGGAGTGACGATGAGAATGACTTCGACGCATCTCAGAAGCCATCCAAGAAAAAGGCAGCATCCACCCGAAGCAGGAAGCAGTCCAAGAAAGCAAAGTAG